One stretch of Sulfuricystis multivorans DNA includes these proteins:
- the soxA gene encoding sulfur oxidation c-type cytochrome SoxA, with amino-acid sequence MKIRHTLGALCAFAVAGSLCAQTADNIDHAKAAKEFEKFRAEMEDSNPAELNELKGEELWKAKRGPKNVSLAESCDLGLGIGKLEGAYVQMPRYFKDADAVMDAERRIVWCMVEKQGFKFADIAKKPFQSPNDSSAPDITNLVMYVAGHSRGKPFAVNLKDPKVREVYEIGKEVAHYRAGPYDFACSTCHGVDGKRIRMQDLPNINSKEGATKAVMGWPAWRMTGGVALTLQWRMNDCFRQQRFPEPKYASDTITALLTYMTANANGVVYKGPGIKR; translated from the coding sequence ATGAAAATCCGCCACACCCTCGGCGCCCTTTGCGCCTTCGCCGTCGCAGGCAGCCTTTGCGCGCAGACGGCGGACAACATCGATCACGCGAAAGCAGCCAAGGAATTCGAGAAGTTCCGCGCCGAAATGGAAGACAGTAACCCGGCCGAGCTCAACGAGCTGAAAGGCGAAGAGCTGTGGAAAGCGAAACGCGGGCCCAAGAACGTCTCACTTGCCGAAAGCTGTGACTTGGGTCTGGGCATCGGCAAGCTGGAAGGCGCCTATGTGCAGATGCCGCGCTATTTCAAGGATGCCGACGCGGTAATGGATGCCGAGCGGCGCATCGTCTGGTGCATGGTCGAAAAGCAGGGCTTCAAGTTCGCGGACATCGCCAAGAAGCCCTTCCAGAGTCCCAATGACAGCAGCGCGCCGGACATCACCAACCTGGTGATGTATGTCGCCGGCCATTCGCGCGGCAAGCCTTTCGCGGTGAACCTGAAAGACCCGAAAGTGCGCGAGGTCTATGAAATCGGCAAGGAGGTCGCGCATTACCGCGCCGGCCCCTATGACTTCGCCTGCAGCACCTGCCACGGCGTCGATGGCAAACGCATCCGCATGCAGGATCTGCCGAACATCAACAGCAAAGAGGGCGCGACCAAGGCGGTGATGGGCTGGCCGGCCTGGCGCATGACCGGCGGCGTGGCACTGACCCTGCAGTGGCGCATGAACGACTGCTTCCGTCAGCAGCGTTTTCCCGAGCCGAAATACGCTTCGGATACCATCACCGCCTTGCTGACCTACATGACCGCCAACGCCAACGGCGTGGTCTATAAGGGGCCGGGCATCAAGCGCTGA